The Chloroflexota bacterium genome window below encodes:
- a CDS encoding NADH-quinone oxidoreductase subunit J, with amino-acid sequence MVTLRNIIHSAVAMMVCFGSLAGMYALLGAPIVAAAQVLIYLGAISVLILFAIMLTQAGDANLPSPFHRQVWLAALAAVAVVGLIGWAVTATDWGNATVVIAVNLNAMAVALFTDYALPFEILSLLLLAAIIGAIYLARRPEDDEQANS; translated from the coding sequence GTGGTCACGCTGCGCAACATCATCCACAGCGCGGTCGCGATGATGGTCTGCTTCGGGTCGCTGGCGGGGATGTACGCGCTCCTGGGAGCCCCGATCGTGGCGGCCGCACAGGTCCTCATCTACCTCGGCGCCATCAGCGTCCTGATCCTGTTCGCGATCATGCTGACCCAGGCCGGCGACGCGAACCTGCCGTCGCCGTTCCACCGCCAGGTCTGGCTGGCGGCGCTCGCCGCGGTCGCGGTGGTGGGACTCATCGGCTGGGCCGTCACCGCGACGGATTGGGGCAACGCCACCGTCGTCATCGCGGTCAACCTGAACGCGATGGCCGTGGCGCTCTTCACCGACTACGCGCTGCCGTTCGAGATCCTGAGCCTGCTGCTGCTGGCCGCCATCATCGGCGCCATCTATCTCGCGAGGCGCCCTGAAGACGACGAGCAGGCCAACAGCTGA
- the nuoK gene encoding NADH-quinone oxidoreductase subunit NuoK has product MGLQAYLIVSAMLFAIGMFGFLARRNAILMLISIELMLNAVNLSLVAFNAYDYYTPNDSGAIFALLVMAVAAAEATVGLALVIAIIRTRQTPEVDEYSDLKE; this is encoded by the coding sequence ATGGGCCTGCAGGCGTACCTGATCGTCTCGGCCATGCTCTTCGCGATCGGGATGTTCGGCTTCCTGGCGCGCCGCAACGCGATCCTGATGCTGATCAGCATCGAGCTGATGCTGAACGCGGTGAACCTGTCGCTGGTCGCCTTCAACGCGTACGACTACTACACCCCCAACGACTCCGGGGCGATCTTCGCGCTGCTGGTGATGGCCGTCGCGGCGGCCGAGGCGACGGTGGGACTGGCCCTGGTGATCGCCATCATCCGCACCCGCCAGACCCCCGAGGTGGACGAGTACTCGGACCTCAAGGAATGA
- the nuoL gene encoding NADH-quinone oxidoreductase subunit L: MTVESLIALIPALPLAGFLFAVLVGPRIDRFPARGHESHGEGRDAHAEVDESGFRPVPSEEEQRATSPHAGHADDLANSNGADGVIPADLNDGLGQVGHVVEGGPRPVYRSWWIPTALVAVGWIFSMVVFVNVVFGGHEYHVSLYEWIGSGSFHVEIAFLVDGLTAMLLLVVSTVGLLVHVYSIGYMDGDRGLWRFFAYLNLFMFSMLLLILGDNFLMLYVGWEAVGLCSYALIGFWYKKPSAAGAAKKAFIVNRVGDFGFGLGILMIWTLLGTLDFEEVFATIGSTLDPAAVTVIALLLFAGAVGKSAQFPLHVWLPDAMEGPTPVSALIHAATMVNAGVYMVARANPIFAESPTAMWVVASIGVFTAIFAAAIALTQNDIKKVLAYSTVSQLAYMFFALGIGAWVAAIFHLVSHGFFKGLLFMGSGSVIHGAGGEQDMRYMGGLRAKMLWTYVTMVVGSLALAGIPIFAGFFSKDEILAEAFGRGYYLFWAVGLLVAFMTAFYTFRMVYMTFHGRWRGPRDAWQYVHESAPTIVAPLIILAVPTILIGLLLGLPPEGGVIHGWLEEVFHGAEEAGAGILPGSIAASGHHEFSLFGIGGLLLLAGAGVGAAGIWLAYRWYVLDPEAPARFVARIPFGLGPGMYAASVNKYYVDDLYNLVWARGGVLVGNALWWFDAKVIDGAVNGAGWVAQQYGTLLRRTQTGHVQNYALGMAAGMVVVLVAFLVFRA; this comes from the coding sequence ATGACCGTCGAGTCGCTGATCGCGCTCATCCCGGCCCTGCCGCTGGCCGGCTTCCTGTTCGCGGTGCTGGTCGGCCCGCGCATCGATCGCTTCCCGGCACGTGGCCACGAGTCGCACGGCGAGGGCCGTGACGCGCACGCCGAGGTGGACGAGTCGGGCTTCCGCCCGGTCCCCAGCGAGGAGGAGCAGCGCGCCACCTCGCCGCATGCCGGGCACGCCGACGACCTGGCCAACAGCAACGGCGCCGATGGGGTCATCCCCGCCGACCTGAACGACGGGCTGGGCCAGGTGGGCCACGTGGTCGAGGGCGGGCCGCGGCCGGTCTACCGCTCGTGGTGGATTCCCACCGCGCTGGTGGCGGTCGGGTGGATCTTCAGCATGGTCGTTTTCGTCAACGTCGTGTTCGGCGGGCACGAGTACCACGTCTCGCTGTACGAGTGGATCGGCTCCGGCAGCTTCCACGTCGAGATCGCCTTCCTGGTAGATGGGCTGACCGCGATGCTGCTGCTGGTGGTCAGCACGGTCGGCCTGCTGGTCCACGTTTACAGCATCGGCTACATGGACGGCGACCGCGGTCTGTGGCGCTTCTTCGCCTACCTGAACCTCTTCATGTTCAGCATGCTGCTGCTGATCCTGGGCGACAACTTCCTGATGCTGTACGTCGGCTGGGAGGCGGTCGGGCTGTGCAGCTACGCGCTCATCGGCTTCTGGTACAAGAAGCCGTCGGCGGCGGGAGCCGCCAAGAAGGCGTTCATCGTCAACCGGGTCGGCGACTTCGGCTTCGGGCTCGGGATCTTGATGATCTGGACCCTGCTCGGCACGCTGGACTTCGAGGAGGTCTTCGCCACCATCGGCAGCACCCTCGATCCTGCCGCGGTGACGGTGATCGCCCTCCTTCTCTTCGCCGGTGCGGTCGGCAAGAGCGCCCAGTTCCCGCTCCACGTCTGGCTCCCCGACGCGATGGAGGGCCCCACCCCGGTCAGCGCCCTGATCCACGCCGCTACCATGGTCAACGCCGGGGTCTACATGGTCGCCCGCGCCAACCCGATCTTCGCGGAGAGCCCTACCGCCATGTGGGTGGTGGCCAGCATCGGTGTCTTCACCGCCATCTTCGCGGCGGCCATCGCGCTGACCCAGAACGACATCAAGAAGGTGCTCGCCTACTCGACCGTCAGCCAGCTCGCCTACATGTTCTTTGCGCTCGGCATCGGCGCATGGGTGGCGGCCATCTTCCACCTGGTCAGCCACGGCTTCTTCAAGGGGCTCCTGTTCATGGGCTCCGGCTCGGTGATCCATGGCGCGGGCGGCGAGCAGGACATGCGCTACATGGGCGGCTTGCGGGCGAAGATGCTGTGGACCTACGTAACCATGGTGGTCGGCTCGCTGGCCCTTGCCGGCATCCCGATCTTCGCCGGCTTCTTCAGCAAGGACGAGATCCTGGCCGAGGCCTTCGGGCGCGGCTACTACCTGTTCTGGGCGGTCGGCCTGCTGGTCGCCTTCATGACGGCCTTTTACACCTTCCGCATGGTGTACATGACCTTCCATGGCCGATGGCGTGGCCCGCGCGATGCCTGGCAGTACGTCCACGAGTCGGCACCGACCATCGTCGCGCCGCTCATCATCCTGGCCGTCCCGACCATCCTGATCGGCCTGCTGCTGGGCCTGCCTCCCGAGGGCGGGGTGATCCATGGCTGGCTGGAAGAGGTCTTCCACGGCGCCGAGGAGGCGGGAGCCGGGATCCTGCCCGGCTCGATCGCGGCCAGTGGGCACCACGAGTTCAGCCTCTTCGGCATCGGCGGCCTGCTGCTGCTGGCCGGCGCCGGAGTCGGTGCGGCAGGCATCTGGCTCGCCTACCGCTGGTACGTCCTCGACCCTGAGGCGCCGGCTCGCTTCGTGGCGCGCATCCCGTTCGGGCTCGGCCCGGGGATGTACGCCGCCAGCGTGAACAAGTACTACGTCGATGATCTCTACAACCTGGTCTGGGCCCGCGGCGGCGTGCTGGTCGGCAACGCGCTGTGGTGGTTCGATGCCAAGGTCATCGACGGGGCGGTCAACGGGGCCGGCTGGGTCGCCCAGCAGTACGGAACCCTCCTGCGCCGCACGCAGACCGGTCACGTCCAGAACTACGCGCTGGGCATGGCCGCAGGCATGGTGGTCGTGCTGGTCGCCTTCCTGGTCTTCCGCGCATGA
- a CDS encoding NADH-quinone oxidoreductase subunit M, with protein sequence MTDLPILSLVVFTPLIGVALILLVPGDMHRVIRWIALLAALASLAFSLYLLGYRPDGAEFQFREDIPWIAAFGMRYTLGVDGLSVVLVLLTTVLSVVSIFYSWDPIQTRVKEYYATMLLLMIGMLGVFVSLDLFLFYVFWELSLIPMYLVIGIWGGPRRIYATVKFVIYTLVGSLLMLVAILAVAIAHASAGNPFTFSYETLRDFGYTDSLQALAFVAFFLAFAIKVPMWPFHTWLPDAHVEAPTAGSIILAGVLLKLGGYGFLRYSLPLAPDAAVAFAPIVIGLAVVAILYGAMVSMVQPDLKKLIAYSSVSHMGFVMLGVFVFNTQGLQGAVFQMISHGVTTGALFLLVGVIYERTHDRQIAHMGGLNARLPRYAAIFGLFTFASIGLPGLSGFIGEFLVLLGAFQYSGWVAAATMLVVIISAVYMLWMFQRVFFAVPSDWMRRSWPALTDMTRNEWLSLTPLILLVVGLGVVPGPVLDAISAPVERILDVVNASPGLTSWSLPW encoded by the coding sequence ATGACTGATCTGCCGATCCTGAGCCTGGTCGTCTTCACGCCGCTGATCGGTGTGGCGCTGATCCTGCTGGTGCCCGGCGACATGCACCGCGTCATCCGCTGGATCGCGCTGCTTGCCGCGCTCGCCAGCCTCGCATTCAGCCTCTACCTGCTGGGCTACAGGCCCGATGGCGCCGAGTTCCAGTTCCGCGAGGACATCCCGTGGATCGCCGCATTCGGGATGCGCTACACGCTCGGCGTGGACGGCCTGTCGGTGGTGCTCGTGCTGCTCACCACCGTGCTCAGCGTGGTCAGCATCTTCTACTCCTGGGACCCGATCCAGACGCGGGTCAAGGAGTACTACGCCACCATGCTGCTGCTGATGATCGGCATGCTGGGCGTCTTCGTCAGCCTGGACCTGTTCCTGTTCTACGTCTTCTGGGAGCTCAGCCTGATCCCGATGTACCTGGTGATCGGGATCTGGGGCGGCCCGCGACGCATCTACGCAACCGTCAAGTTCGTGATCTACACGCTGGTCGGGTCACTGCTGATGCTGGTCGCCATCCTGGCCGTGGCGATCGCGCATGCCTCTGCCGGCAACCCCTTCACCTTCAGCTACGAGACCCTGCGCGATTTCGGCTACACCGACTCGCTGCAGGCGCTCGCCTTCGTCGCCTTCTTCCTGGCCTTCGCCATCAAGGTCCCGATGTGGCCGTTCCACACCTGGCTCCCCGATGCACACGTCGAGGCGCCGACTGCCGGCAGCATCATCCTGGCCGGGGTGCTCCTGAAGCTGGGCGGCTACGGCTTCCTGCGCTACTCGCTGCCGCTCGCCCCGGACGCGGCGGTCGCCTTCGCCCCGATCGTGATCGGCCTGGCGGTGGTCGCCATCCTGTACGGAGCCATGGTCAGCATGGTGCAGCCGGACCTCAAGAAGCTGATCGCCTACTCATCGGTCAGCCACATGGGCTTCGTGATGCTCGGCGTCTTCGTGTTCAACACCCAGGGGCTGCAGGGTGCCGTCTTCCAGATGATCAGCCACGGGGTGACGACAGGTGCCCTCTTCCTGCTGGTGGGGGTCATCTACGAGCGCACCCACGATCGCCAGATCGCGCACATGGGCGGGCTCAACGCCCGGCTGCCGCGTTACGCGGCGATCTTCGGCCTGTTCACCTTCGCCAGCATCGGGCTGCCCGGGCTGTCGGGCTTCATCGGCGAGTTCCTGGTCCTGCTCGGCGCGTTCCAGTACTCCGGCTGGGTCGCCGCAGCCACGATGCTGGTGGTGATCATCAGCGCGGTCTACATGCTGTGGATGTTCCAGCGCGTCTTCTTCGCCGTCCCGTCCGACTGGATGCGTCGCTCCTGGCCAGCGCTGACCGACATGACCCGCAACGAATGGCTGTCGCTGACGCCGCTGATCCTGCTGGTGGTGGGGCTCGGCGTCGTGCCCGGCCCCGTCCTCGACGCGATCTCGGCGCCAGTGGAGCGGATCCTGGACGTGGTGAACGCGTCGCCCGGGCTCACCAGCTGGAGCCTGCCGTGGTAG
- a CDS encoding NADH-quinone oxidoreductase subunit N has translation MNADDLSAILPELALTVLVLAILTIDLFLRREDKWLLTPITVIGLGFVGYACWTVWGLNQTVFAGFYRVDDLSVFFKVATVVIGILASLFAPAYLAQRKLPLGEFNVILLFSLSGMFVLASASDLITLFIGLELMVMPAYLLAGFHKTDRYSNEGGLKYFLLGSFASAILLFGISWTYGLTHSTRLSEIGGLVSDGGAAGLVAIAMLTVGSTFKAAAVPFHYWTPDAYQGAPTPITGFLSVGPKLGAFALLVRVFAEGLGVSGADWYGVMAILAVLTMTGGNIVALAQTNVKRMLAYSSIAHTGYIIAGLAAFAHATDPAIRTQGIEAILFYVLGYGVMNIAAFSVVGMLQRDPRRYGGLSAFAGLAGRAPALAAAMAVLLLSLTGIPPTVGFFAKLYVLVATVDAGVAWLAVAIALNAALAAFYYLRVIVYMYMREPEADPAPIDRSPLTAFALAISVAGVLLLGLFPDPIISFLRASAASLL, from the coding sequence ATGAACGCCGACGACCTGTCCGCGATCCTGCCCGAGCTGGCGCTGACCGTGCTGGTCCTGGCGATTTTGACGATCGACCTCTTCCTGCGCCGCGAAGACAAGTGGCTGCTGACGCCGATCACGGTCATCGGCCTTGGCTTCGTGGGATATGCCTGCTGGACGGTGTGGGGCCTCAACCAGACCGTCTTCGCCGGTTTCTACCGCGTCGACGACCTTTCGGTCTTCTTCAAGGTCGCCACGGTCGTGATCGGGATCCTGGCGTCCCTCTTCGCGCCGGCCTACCTCGCTCAGCGAAAGCTGCCGCTCGGCGAGTTCAACGTGATCCTCCTCTTCAGCCTGAGCGGGATGTTCGTGCTGGCCTCGGCGAGCGACCTGATCACGCTCTTCATCGGCCTGGAGCTGATGGTGATGCCCGCCTACCTGCTGGCCGGCTTCCATAAGACCGATCGCTACAGCAACGAGGGCGGGCTGAAGTACTTCCTGCTCGGCAGCTTTGCCAGCGCGATCCTCCTCTTCGGCATCAGCTGGACCTACGGCCTGACGCATTCGACACGCCTCTCCGAGATCGGTGGCCTGGTGAGCGATGGCGGCGCCGCGGGCCTGGTCGCGATTGCGATGCTGACCGTCGGCTCGACCTTCAAGGCGGCCGCGGTGCCGTTCCACTACTGGACTCCGGACGCCTACCAGGGCGCGCCGACCCCGATCACCGGCTTCCTGTCGGTGGGTCCCAAGCTCGGTGCGTTCGCGCTGCTGGTCCGCGTCTTCGCAGAGGGGCTGGGCGTCAGCGGTGCCGACTGGTACGGGGTGATGGCGATCCTGGCCGTGCTGACCATGACCGGTGGCAACATCGTGGCGCTGGCTCAGACGAACGTGAAGCGGATGCTCGCCTACTCGAGCATCGCCCACACCGGCTACATCATCGCCGGCCTCGCCGCGTTCGCACACGCCACCGACCCCGCCATCCGGACCCAGGGGATCGAGGCGATCCTCTTCTACGTCCTCGGCTACGGGGTGATGAACATCGCCGCCTTCAGCGTGGTCGGCATGCTGCAGCGCGACCCACGCCGCTACGGCGGCCTCTCCGCCTTCGCCGGGCTGGCGGGTCGCGCCCCTGCCCTGGCCGCAGCGATGGCCGTCCTGCTCCTCTCCCTGACCGGGATCCCGCCCACGGTCGGTTTCTTCGCCAAGCTGTACGTGCTCGTGGCGACCGTGGATGCGGGGGTCGCCTGGCTGGCCGTGGCGATCGCCCTGAACGCCGCCCTGGCGGCCTTCTACTACCTGCGTGTCATCGTCTACATGTACATGCGCGAGCCAGAGGCCGATCCGGCGCCGATCGACCGCTCGCCGCTCACAGCCTTTGCGCTTGCGATCTCGGTGGCCGGCGTGCTCCTGCTGGGGCTCTTCCCGGACCCGATCATCAGCTTCCTGCGGGCGTCGGCTGCCAGTCTGCTCTGA
- a CDS encoding sortase: MKASSAPGTVLPLLLAVVGVGLILAGQLPVDRPGASLPGIPEPSEVAVATPTPTPGPSGFTPVPTPSATPIPDDWVAKQIEIPSVALNVAVKHATIGQGGFPPDDAAYVLYQSSEPGRGTSTYIVGHALQHLFKRLWNVVLGAEVKILMSDGVVLHYVVTEIHPNVSCPDERVPEMPNPPLALQYPPPGNCPGAEWASPTDHERLTLQTSQGFNRNWGELIIIADPLF; encoded by the coding sequence ATGAAGGCCTCCTCCGCGCCGGGAACCGTGCTGCCGCTGCTCCTGGCCGTGGTCGGGGTGGGTCTCATCCTCGCCGGGCAGCTGCCCGTCGACAGGCCGGGAGCCAGCCTGCCGGGGATCCCCGAGCCGAGCGAGGTGGCGGTGGCCACTCCCACTCCCACGCCGGGTCCCTCGGGGTTCACGCCGGTGCCGACCCCCTCAGCCACCCCCATCCCCGACGATTGGGTGGCCAAGCAGATCGAGATCCCGTCGGTCGCGCTGAACGTGGCGGTCAAGCACGCGACCATCGGTCAGGGGGGCTTTCCGCCCGACGACGCCGCGTACGTTCTCTACCAGAGCTCGGAGCCGGGACGCGGCACGAGCACATACATCGTCGGGCACGCGCTTCAGCACCTCTTCAAGCGCCTCTGGAACGTGGTCCTGGGAGCGGAGGTCAAGATCCTCATGTCGGACGGGGTCGTGCTGCACTACGTGGTGACGGAGATCCACCCCAACGTCAGCTGTCCCGACGAGCGCGTCCCTGAGATGCCCAACCCGCCGCTCGCCCTCCAGTACCCGCCGCCGGGCAATTGCCCTGGCGCGGAGTGGGCGAGCCCCACCGACCATGAGCGCCTCACCCTGCAGACGAGCCAGGGCTTCAACCGCAACTGGGGCGAGCTGATCATCATCGCGGACCCGCTCTTCTAG
- a CDS encoding MFS transporter, with protein sequence MKLTAWGILAVASLGVFLGGAELMVVAVALPSIVADFGGWADLGRASWIVNGYLLAYIVAMPLAGRAADLWGARRLYLIALGLFCLGSLGAGLSRIAGPETGLAWLIGSRVVQGLGGGALVPLSMALASHLFAGRARATALGVEGAATFVGMAVGPAYGAWVLLNVALPIPGLDVVGWQWIFFLNVPVGLVVLLLLYVVAGGVETPRAAGRLDLAAGLLASVALVAGVGALSLAGERGWGDPLVLGGLAASALCAVAFVLRELRQAAPLIDPRLFADARFAASNGVSLLTGYTLATAIIGGPVFVSRVLNAGADRSAAALTALTLAIAIGAVVGGVGSGLVGQRLTTVAGVGLTIIGLWFATGWGVETDLARLQRDLAIFGAGFGLTVSPRATAAVEAAGASAYGVASAMLQVTRTIGMSVGLALLTSIGQNRIDELTALINDPPRRDALVTSLGHPEFVAVDPRSSLALVDLLEAWSRGEAAGVLRLVLQIALAVAVLTVIPALLVEGRRRAR encoded by the coding sequence GTGAAGCTCACCGCCTGGGGGATCCTGGCGGTGGCCTCGCTTGGCGTCTTCCTGGGGGGCGCGGAGCTGATGGTGGTCGCCGTCGCGCTGCCCTCGATCGTCGCCGACTTTGGCGGCTGGGCCGATCTGGGACGTGCCAGCTGGATCGTCAACGGCTACCTTCTCGCCTACATCGTGGCGATGCCGCTGGCCGGGCGGGCCGCCGACCTGTGGGGCGCTCGCCGGCTGTACCTGATCGCCCTCGGACTCTTCTGCCTCGGCAGCCTGGGCGCCGGCCTGTCGCGCATCGCGGGTCCCGAGACCGGCCTCGCCTGGCTGATCGGCTCGCGGGTGGTGCAGGGCCTGGGCGGCGGAGCGCTCGTCCCGCTCTCGATGGCCCTGGCCAGCCACCTCTTCGCCGGCCGGGCGCGAGCGACGGCGCTGGGGGTCGAGGGGGCGGCGACCTTCGTGGGGATGGCGGTCGGACCCGCCTACGGCGCATGGGTCCTGCTGAACGTGGCGCTGCCGATCCCCGGACTCGACGTGGTCGGCTGGCAATGGATCTTCTTCCTGAACGTGCCGGTCGGCCTGGTGGTGCTGCTCCTGCTGTACGTGGTCGCCGGGGGAGTGGAGACGCCGCGCGCCGCCGGCCGGCTGGACCTGGCGGCTGGGCTGCTGGCGTCGGTGGCGCTGGTCGCCGGCGTCGGAGCGTTGTCGCTCGCCGGCGAGCGCGGCTGGGGCGACCCGCTGGTGCTGGGAGGGTTGGCCGCGTCGGCGCTGTGCGCGGTCGCGTTCGTGCTGCGCGAGCTGCGGCAGGCCGCGCCGCTGATCGATCCGCGCCTCTTCGCCGACGCACGCTTCGCGGCCTCGAACGGGGTCAGCCTGCTCACCGGCTACACGCTGGCCACGGCCATCATCGGTGGGCCGGTCTTCGTCAGCCGCGTGCTGAACGCCGGCGCGGACCGATCGGCCGCGGCGCTCACCGCCCTGACCCTGGCGATTGCGATCGGAGCCGTCGTGGGAGGGGTGGGGTCCGGGCTGGTCGGCCAGCGGCTCACCACTGTCGCCGGAGTGGGGCTGACCATCATCGGCCTCTGGTTCGCAACCGGCTGGGGGGTCGAGACGGACCTGGCTCGATTGCAGCGCGACCTGGCCATCTTCGGCGCCGGATTCGGGCTCACCGTCTCGCCGCGGGCGACTGCCGCGGTCGAGGCGGCCGGCGCATCCGCGTACGGGGTGGCCAGCGCCATGCTGCAGGTGACCCGCACGATCGGGATGAGCGTCGGCCTGGCGCTTCTGACCAGCATCGGCCAGAACCGGATCGACGAGCTGACCGCGCTCATCAACGACCCGCCGCGTCGCGACGCCCTGGTCACCAGCCTGGGGCACCCCGAGTTCGTTGCGGTCGACCCGCGCTCGAGCCTGGCGCTGGTGGACCTGCTCGAGGCGTGGTCACGCGGGGAGGCGGCCGGCGTCCTGCGCCTCGTCCTCCAGATCGCGCTGGCGGTGGCGGTGCTGACCGTGATCCCCGCGCTGCTGGTCGAGGGGCGGCGTCGCGCCCGCTAG
- a CDS encoding ATP-binding cassette domain-containing protein: protein MRPLTSSTPDALWASRSVRTLKPAAVVCEGVTRRQRGQRLLDDLTMVVGVGARLLVVSQPEQSASMLLRILAGLSRMQSGIVRLAGVARPDSSAAGWARRVGYVGPEAGIYPWMTPREVLDLAGRIAEYDPPDIQRRIDGVAEHYRIGVHLDQPIRRGGEPLAQRVALASAMLTEPEVLLLDEPLRAADPEERARLLTMQGRRRTVVIASRYPASEAGLVNQVAFLRKGRLLLHASVDELDQRGLALSRRGIDALIELNAAEAG, encoded by the coding sequence GTGCGACCCCTGACGAGTTCCACGCCCGACGCGCTGTGGGCCTCGCGGTCGGTTCGCACGCTCAAGCCCGCAGCGGTGGTGTGCGAGGGCGTTACTCGCAGACAGCGCGGGCAGCGCCTCCTGGATGACCTGACCATGGTGGTCGGCGTCGGTGCGCGCCTCCTCGTCGTGTCGCAGCCGGAGCAGTCGGCGTCAATGCTGCTGCGGATTTTGGCCGGCCTCTCCCGCATGCAGTCCGGGATCGTGCGGCTGGCGGGCGTGGCGCGCCCTGACAGCTCCGCGGCGGGCTGGGCGCGACGCGTCGGCTACGTGGGTCCGGAGGCGGGGATCTACCCGTGGATGACGCCGCGCGAAGTGCTCGACCTGGCGGGGCGCATCGCCGAATACGATCCACCTGACATCCAGCGCAGGATCGACGGGGTGGCGGAGCACTATCGGATCGGGGTGCACCTCGACCAGCCGATTCGACGCGGGGGCGAGCCCCTCGCCCAGCGCGTCGCCCTCGCCTCGGCGATGTTGACGGAGCCCGAGGTGCTCCTCCTGGATGAGCCGCTGCGGGCAGCGGATCCTGAGGAGCGGGCGCGGCTGCTGACCATGCAGGGTCGGAGGCGCACCGTCGTGATTGCGAGCCGCTACCCGGCCAGCGAGGCGGGGCTGGTGAATCAGGTCGCCTTCCTGCGTAAGGGTCGCCTGCTCCTGCACGCCTCCGTGGACGAGCTCGACCAGAGGGGCCTGGCGCTCTCGCGGCGGGGCATCGACGCGCTCATCGAGCTGAACGCCGCGGAGGCCGGATGA
- a CDS encoding metalloregulator ArsR/SmtB family transcription factor, producing the protein MTLATETRAERDLRRLRTLYRALGDETRLRVISLLAEFGPMPVNELSARVVLSQPLISWHLRILRLSDLVETQRQGREVICRLRTAAFEELHELEARLIGGTSGIGMARPNRSSEVTDVG; encoded by the coding sequence ATGACGCTTGCCACAGAGACCCGCGCGGAGCGCGATCTGCGCCGCCTGCGAACCCTCTATCGCGCGCTGGGTGACGAGACCCGGCTGCGGGTCATCAGCCTGCTGGCCGAATTCGGCCCGATGCCCGTCAACGAGCTGTCGGCCCGCGTCGTGCTGTCACAGCCACTCATCAGCTGGCACCTGCGCATCCTGCGACTCTCCGACCTGGTCGAGACGCAGCGCCAGGGCCGCGAGGTGATCTGCCGGCTGCGGACCGCCGCCTTCGAAGAGCTGCACGAGCTGGAGGCACGACTGATCGGCGGGACCTCCGGCATTGGCATGGCGCGCCCGAACCGCTCCTCCGAGGTGACCGATGTCGGCTAG
- a CDS encoding CDP-alcohol phosphatidyltransferase family protein, translating into MSASHPQAGQLPRGGSLLSNRLKEAGRALLAPLVRLAQRLGITPNRVTVIGFVVVAVAAGLVAMGQLLAGAIILVAGSLLDAVDGALARATGGSTPFGGFLDSTLDRAAEAILYVAIIIYFLQVDADPIGPVVLALAALCGSFMVSYTRAKAEAIGISAAVGLAPRTERLVLIVAGIALAGLGLQIGLIGAIGIVAALSAATTIQRIWHVQREMTESPTAVAGDSTEER; encoded by the coding sequence ATGTCGGCTAGCCATCCGCAGGCCGGGCAGCTGCCGCGGGGCGGCTCGCTGCTGTCGAACCGGCTGAAGGAGGCGGGCAGAGCGCTGCTCGCACCGTTGGTCCGGTTGGCGCAGCGACTCGGCATCACGCCCAATCGGGTCACCGTCATCGGATTCGTGGTGGTCGCCGTCGCAGCCGGGCTGGTTGCCATGGGGCAGCTCCTGGCCGGCGCGATCATCCTCGTCGCTGGGTCGCTGCTCGACGCGGTCGATGGGGCCCTGGCCCGCGCCACCGGTGGCAGCACCCCCTTCGGCGGCTTCCTCGACTCGACCCTCGACCGCGCGGCGGAGGCGATCCTGTACGTCGCCATCATCATCTACTTCCTGCAGGTCGACGCCGATCCGATCGGGCCCGTGGTCCTGGCGCTCGCCGCCCTGTGCGGCTCGTTCATGGTCAGCTACACGCGAGCCAAGGCCGAGGCAATCGGCATCTCGGCCGCGGTTGGGCTCGCTCCCCGCACCGAGCGGCTCGTGCTGATCGTGGCCGGCATCGCGCTGGCCGGACTTGGCCTGCAGATCGGCCTGATCGGCGCCATCGGCATCGTCGCCGCCCTCTCGGCGGCAACCACCATTCAGCGCATCTGGCACGTTCAACGCGAGATGACAGAGTCGCCGACGGCCGTCGCCGGCGACAGCACAGAGGAGAGATAG